The following proteins are encoded in a genomic region of Aquella oligotrophica:
- a CDS encoding GNAT family N-acetyltransferase, which yields MLYDKDTLLQKGYIIIGNQTQLDYDYIHAKLSTTYWAKKRSFEATKTAFENSFVKLVLHHDKLVGFARLVTDYAIFGYLADVFIDESHRGNGLAKWLVSELLEDPKTVNIKKIMLRTNDAQSLYRQLGFGIAPDPERNMEKIHLNI from the coding sequence ATGTTATATGATAAAGATACGCTCTTGCAAAAAGGATATATAATTATTGGGAATCAAACTCAACTTGATTATGATTATATCCATGCCAAGCTTTCCACTACTTATTGGGCAAAGAAGCGCTCCTTTGAAGCAACAAAGACTGCATTTGAAAATTCTTTTGTCAAGCTGGTATTACATCATGATAAATTGGTTGGTTTTGCCAGATTAGTCACTGACTATGCCATCTTTGGCTATCTGGCAGATGTGTTTATTGATGAAAGTCATCGTGGCAATGGGTTGGCAAAATGGCTAGTTAGTGAATTACTCGAAGACCCAAAGACTGTAAATATCAAAAAAATAATGTTACGAACTAACGATGCTCAATCTTTATACCGTCAGCTTGGTTTTGGTATCGCACCTGATCCTGAACGGAATATGGAGAAAATACACTTAAATATATAA
- the trpR gene encoding trp operon repressor has protein sequence MKENPAWSSFISNCQQIESVAELQELFELTLTPAECEKIAARYMILKELIHGNLTHREIAAKLKVSIFNVTRGANQLKKTPETTKQLIRETK, from the coding sequence ATGAAAGAAAATCCTGCTTGGAGTAGTTTTATCTCTAATTGTCAACAAATTGAGTCTGTAGCTGAGTTACAGGAACTGTTTGAACTTACTTTGACACCTGCCGAATGTGAAAAAATAGCTGCCCGTTATATGATATTAAAAGAACTCATTCATGGTAATCTCACTCACCGTGAAATAGCAGCTAAATTAAAGGTAAGTATTTTTAATGTTACCCGCGGCGCTAATCAGCTAAAAAAGACTCCTGAAACTACAAAGCAATTAATAAGAGAAACTAAATGA
- a CDS encoding class II aldolase/adducin family protein produces MNELNYQNIKNNIINARATDEQNLRKQLAYLYRVFDYYGWCDLIVTHLSARIPNQEALLILPFGLAFDEITPENLVKVDFDGNVIDSKFGFQINKNGTTVHRAVYRNFPEVNCILHTHSTYGVAVSNLEEDLLLLDQIAMMFHGKIGYHDFETLFINDNEQDHLLHDMQGKYSMILKNHGLISVGASITEAFWFHYYLETSCKLHVLTRSTGEKIKYPSQETVINTAAKYELWRNHNDHLEVSDSELLFDAAKRKIGYIFG; encoded by the coding sequence ATGAATGAATTAAACTATCAAAACATAAAAAATAATATTATTAATGCACGCGCTACGGATGAACAGAATCTGCGCAAACAGCTTGCCTACCTCTACCGAGTTTTTGATTATTATGGTTGGTGTGATCTGATTGTAACTCATCTATCAGCTCGGATTCCTAACCAAGAAGCATTATTGATTCTGCCATTTGGTTTGGCATTTGATGAAATTACTCCGGAAAATCTGGTAAAAGTTGATTTTGATGGGAACGTTATTGACAGTAAATTTGGCTTTCAAATCAATAAAAATGGCACAACCGTTCACCGGGCAGTATATCGTAATTTCCCAGAAGTAAACTGTATCTTGCATACCCATTCAACTTATGGTGTAGCCGTTTCTAATCTAGAAGAAGATTTACTACTTCTCGATCAGATTGCAATGATGTTTCATGGCAAAATTGGTTATCATGATTTTGAGACACTTTTTATCAATGATAATGAGCAAGATCACTTATTGCATGATATGCAGGGCAAATATTCGATGATACTGAAGAATCACGGTCTTATCAGCGTTGGTGCTTCAATAACCGAAGCTTTCTGGTTTCATTATTATCTTGAAACTAGCTGTAAATTACATGTTTTAACTCGCTCAACTGGTGAAAAAATCAAATACCCAAGCCAAGAAACTGTTATTAATACCGCTGCCAAGTATGAATTATGGCGTAATCATAATGATCACCTAGAAGTTAGTGATAGTGAGCTACTTTTTGATGCTGCCAAACGTAAAATCGGCTATATTTTCGGCTAA
- a CDS encoding helix-turn-helix transcriptional regulator: MNNEDFLAKVIAKYKRLDELMPFFRIAIKDSKTRILYATQKYKFTRGEDSSQIGEYGLPPTVYKYNQNQSINEELEVQQTRTVKHSINMNYFEGTIQPYMTSKYPLINPDTDEVLGVVVVLHKVLYSNIQHQLLRALEIYEEPQFVDFNQYNLTKREKELIFLFLNGLSSKEIAMVLSKLENKPVSKNTIDNIFSNQLRVKFDTFSREALYNKLLQLGFDRLVSKDLLFNVKIPLQHIEAY; the protein is encoded by the coding sequence ATGAATAATGAAGACTTTCTAGCCAAGGTAATTGCTAAATATAAGCGGCTGGATGAATTAATGCCTTTTTTCAGAATCGCTATTAAGGATAGCAAAACTCGAATCCTCTATGCCACGCAGAAGTATAAATTTACTCGTGGCGAGGACTCAAGTCAAATTGGCGAATATGGATTGCCACCAACTGTTTATAAGTATAACCAGAATCAATCTATTAATGAAGAGTTGGAAGTACAACAAACACGAACAGTCAAACATTCGATTAATATGAATTATTTTGAAGGTACGATTCAGCCATATATGACTAGCAAATATCCATTGATAAATCCGGATACTGACGAGGTGCTTGGAGTTGTGGTCGTACTACATAAAGTTCTTTATAGCAATATCCAGCACCAACTGCTAAGGGCTCTAGAAATTTATGAAGAGCCGCAATTTGTTGATTTTAATCAGTATAACTTGACAAAAAGAGAAAAGGAACTAATTTTTCTATTTCTAAATGGTTTAAGTAGCAAAGAAATTGCTATGGTTTTATCTAAATTAGAAAATAAACCTGTTTCTAAAAATACTATTGATAATATTTTTTCAAATCAGCTCCGGGTTAAATTTGATACATTTAGCCGAGAGGCATTATACAATAAGCTTCTTCAACTTGGATTTGATCGCCTAGTCTCCAAAGATTTATTATTTAATGTAAAGATTCCTCTACAACATATCGAAGCTTATTAA
- a CDS encoding mandelate racemase/muconate lactonizing enzyme family protein — protein MKITRVEIFDMECPKRPQWHPVFVRIHTDEGISGVGEAGLAYDWGHSAAANMINEIVKARVIGFDPFQTELLWSKMFREGFWAQGSNAVFYAAMSAIDTALWDIKGKALGVPVYQLLGGKVNPKLRTYASQLQFDWDPEAKKLIQPEEYAKAAQKALDEGYDAVKVNPMFYDKDGNTLYDLTKLFKADLLELVKARMQAIRDTVGAKVDIFLECHSLLGATSAIQIGKEIAEEFNCAFMEEPVNYVNSALHDKVAAKLTVPLAAGERIYLRHGMRPYFENQTIDILQPDIGLCGGFTEAKKICDYADMYDIQVQAHVCGGPVATAASLHLETAIPNFYIHEHHTYATKEWNRELCIQDYQPQNGYMTVPELPGLGIELNDTIVMKSKAFEVK, from the coding sequence ATGAAAATTACTCGCGTTGAAATTTTTGATATGGAATGCCCGAAACGTCCGCAATGGCATCCAGTCTTTGTCCGGATTCATACTGATGAAGGTATCTCTGGAGTTGGTGAAGCCGGATTGGCTTATGATTGGGGGCATAGTGCTGCGGCTAATATGATCAATGAAATAGTTAAAGCTCGCGTAATTGGATTTGATCCGTTTCAGACTGAATTACTGTGGTCAAAAATGTTTCGTGAAGGTTTCTGGGCACAAGGCAGTAACGCGGTATTTTATGCCGCAATGAGTGCAATTGATACTGCGCTATGGGATATTAAAGGTAAAGCTCTTGGCGTTCCAGTTTATCAGTTACTTGGTGGTAAGGTAAATCCAAAACTACGTACTTATGCTAGTCAGCTACAGTTTGACTGGGATCCGGAAGCTAAGAAATTGATTCAGCCCGAAGAATATGCCAAAGCTGCTCAAAAAGCACTGGATGAGGGTTATGATGCAGTTAAGGTTAATCCAATGTTTTATGATAAAGATGGTAATACCTTATATGATTTAACTAAATTATTCAAAGCTGATTTATTAGAGTTAGTAAAAGCCAGAATGCAGGCAATTCGTGACACGGTTGGGGCGAAAGTAGATATATTCCTAGAGTGCCATAGTCTTCTTGGAGCTACCTCAGCGATCCAGATTGGCAAAGAAATTGCCGAAGAATTTAACTGTGCCTTCATGGAAGAACCAGTAAATTATGTTAATAGCGCACTGCATGACAAAGTTGCAGCAAAATTAACCGTACCACTAGCCGCAGGAGAGCGAATTTATCTGCGTCATGGGATGCGTCCATATTTTGAGAATCAGACTATTGATATCCTACAACCAGATATTGGTTTATGTGGTGGCTTTACCGAAGCTAAGAAAATCTGTGATTATGCCGATATGTATGATATTCAGGTTCAGGCTCATGTTTGTGGTGGACCTGTAGCAACTGCGGCTTCATTACATCTTGAAACTGCAATTCCTAATTTCTATATTCATGAACATCATACTTATGCGACCAAAGAGTGGAATCGCGAATTATGTATTCAGGATTATCAGCCGCAAAATGGCTATATGACAGTACCAGAGCTGCCCGGGCTTGGCATTGAATTAAATGATACAATTGTAATGAAGTCAAAAGCTTTCGAGGTTAAATAA
- a CDS encoding glycerophosphodiester phosphodiesterase family protein — protein MLKTILSIYLGVIATMSFADSSYPIIAGKPHTDSKKPFVEVYAHRGARSFSPENTMPAYKTGLAVGTNWVDMDIGVTKDGIILIDHDIWLNPDILRKDGKFWANSKQEFYKSLESAPGGIDKNIQPYLVKNLTLTQLQKYDAGKLNPASPYAKYFSEQYPVDGTRMPTLQEVADYVNKVTDNQVDFQIEIKNDPEHPNWTVSPKEFAIKVNQFLVKNNLVERAEIQSFDWVPLYELHKLNPKVKLAFLVGGDDIERMHSSDPKQAGLWSGGKLLKDYGNSLPKMIKALGGSCYEPQDTALTKEDLDEAHKLGLKVVVWTWPENSGSVFDPILVDKLIKWGVDGIITDDPAQLNSMLAARGLPVPKNYPSY, from the coding sequence ATGCTAAAAACTATATTATCTATCTATTTGGGAGTTATCGCTACGATGTCCTTTGCTGATTCTAGTTATCCAATTATTGCTGGTAAACCACATACAGATTCAAAAAAGCCATTTGTTGAAGTGTACGCACATCGTGGTGCGCGTAGCTTTTCCCCAGAAAATACCATGCCAGCCTATAAAACTGGCCTTGCGGTTGGAACAAACTGGGTTGATATGGATATCGGGGTTACCAAGGATGGGATAATTTTAATTGATCATGATATTTGGTTAAATCCAGATATCCTTCGTAAAGATGGTAAATTCTGGGCAAATAGCAAACAGGAATTTTATAAAAGTCTAGAAAGTGCTCCGGGAGGAATTGATAAAAATATCCAACCATATTTGGTGAAAAATCTTACTCTGACACAATTGCAAAAATACGATGCAGGAAAACTAAATCCGGCAAGTCCATACGCCAAATATTTCTCTGAGCAATATCCAGTTGATGGTACTCGGATGCCAACATTGCAAGAAGTAGCTGATTATGTGAATAAAGTTACCGATAATCAGGTTGATTTCCAGATTGAAATTAAGAATGACCCAGAACATCCAAACTGGACTGTTTCACCAAAAGAATTTGCAATTAAGGTAAATCAGTTTCTTGTTAAAAATAATCTAGTTGAAAGAGCTGAAATACAGTCTTTTGATTGGGTTCCATTATATGAGCTACATAAATTAAATCCGAAAGTTAAATTAGCTTTTCTGGTTGGTGGGGACGATATAGAGCGTATGCATTCTTCTGACCCTAAACAGGCTGGGTTGTGGAGTGGTGGAAAATTATTAAAAGACTATGGAAACTCTCTACCTAAGATGATTAAAGCTTTGGGTGGTTCATGTTATGAACCTCAAGATACAGCATTAACCAAAGAAGATCTTGATGAAGCACATAAGTTGGGATTAAAAGTTGTAGTTTGGACTTGGCCTGAAAATTCAGGATCTGTTTTTGATCCGATTCTTGTAGATAAGCTGATCAAATGGGGTGTAGATGGGATAATTACTGATGATCCCGCGCAATTAAATTCTATGTTAGCTGCTCGTGGGCTTCCAGTTCCTAAAAATTATCCATCATATTAA
- the dtd gene encoding D-aminoacyl-tRNA deacylase, which translates to MKAVIQRVKLSSVSVAGEIVGKINQGLLILLGITHDDTRNQCDWLANKIINMRIFSDSDDKLNLSVKDIAGGILVISQFTLYAEAEKGNRPSFTNAARPEIAKPLYEYFIDKLRANDISVESGIFGADMQVELINDGPITIMLEK; encoded by the coding sequence ATGAAGGCTGTAATTCAGCGCGTAAAATTATCTTCAGTTAGTGTTGCAGGTGAAATAGTTGGCAAAATAAATCAGGGATTATTGATTTTACTCGGGATTACCCATGATGATACTAGAAATCAATGCGATTGGCTTGCCAATAAAATCATTAATATGCGAATCTTCTCTGATTCTGACGATAAACTTAATCTTTCAGTAAAAGATATTGCCGGAGGTATTCTGGTTATATCTCAATTTACCTTATATGCAGAAGCAGAAAAGGGTAATCGCCCCTCGTTTACTAACGCAGCCCGTCCAGAAATAGCAAAACCCCTTTATGAGTATTTTATTGATAAATTAAGAGCAAATGATATTTCGGTTGAATCAGGAATATTTGGTGCTGATATGCAGGTTGAATTAATTAATGATGGGCCAATTACCATTATGCTTGAGAAGTAG
- a CDS encoding outer membrane beta-barrel protein: MLLPNLEIKKAYLWVTLLIFLQMVNANDFATSGAYINANAGFGTMQYLPTGSFAATLNAGYAFNRSFGLEGGYAWLPSSQYGASQYNNIFDVAAKGTLPLSRVFALYGRLGAGLNYQSFSGTTNPGTPSSYCQNSTMSNFVGLAGVGGSFAISNHFDLRVEDTIYVPFGGGNQSAGATNLVLGGVQYNF, translated from the coding sequence ATGTTACTACCAAATTTAGAAATTAAAAAGGCATATTTATGGGTTACTTTACTTATCTTTTTGCAGATGGTAAATGCTAATGATTTTGCTACATCTGGAGCATACATTAATGCCAATGCTGGTTTTGGGACAATGCAGTATTTACCAACAGGTTCATTTGCCGCGACCTTAAATGCAGGCTATGCTTTTAACCGCTCATTTGGTTTAGAGGGTGGCTATGCATGGTTACCAAGCAGTCAGTATGGAGCATCACAATATAATAATATTTTTGATGTGGCAGCAAAAGGAACTTTGCCATTAAGTCGTGTTTTTGCTTTATATGGGCGTTTGGGGGCTGGTCTTAACTATCAAAGCTTTAGTGGCACAACTAATCCGGGCACTCCATCATCTTATTGTCAGAATAGTACGATGTCAAATTTTGTAGGTTTAGCAGGAGTGGGAGGATCATTTGCGATTAGTAATCATTTTGATTTACGAGTAGAAGATACAATTTATGTACCATTTGGTGGCGGAAATCAGAGTGCTGGAGCAACGAATTTGGTACTGGGTGGTGTACAGTACAATTTCTAA
- a CDS encoding SDR family NAD(P)-dependent oxidoreductase, translating into MKTLLISGGSSGIGAACCEKFLQNNYRVYNLDINDNPSLQKYPAYRYLKTNICNNGEISLALEDIRNREAIINTVIVSAGKHLSGSIETTDEDALLDIVNLNLLGAWRLIKQILPFMKKKGGNIITIGSDQSTVGKPNSAAYGMTKAALAQLTKSIAIDYAKYNIRANCLGVGTIDTPLYRKAIENYSQKSGISLDQIEKEEASCQPLGRIGLPQEVAELAFALSLDNLAYVTGALIPIDGGYIAR; encoded by the coding sequence GTGAAAACACTGCTAATCTCAGGAGGTTCTTCCGGAATAGGTGCAGCCTGTTGCGAAAAATTTTTGCAGAATAATTATCGGGTCTATAACCTAGATATAAATGACAACCCGAGCTTACAAAAATATCCTGCATATCGTTATTTAAAAACAAATATTTGTAATAATGGTGAAATTAGTCTCGCATTAGAAGATATAAGAAATCGTGAAGCTATAATAAATACAGTAATCGTATCAGCAGGGAAACATCTATCTGGGTCAATTGAAACTACCGATGAGGATGCCTTACTGGATATAGTAAATCTAAATTTGCTTGGAGCATGGCGATTGATCAAACAAATATTACCATTCATGAAAAAAAAGGGTGGCAATATAATAACCATTGGTTCAGATCAATCAACAGTAGGCAAGCCTAATTCTGCCGCTTATGGTATGACTAAGGCAGCTTTAGCACAGCTTACTAAAAGTATTGCGATTGATTATGCCAAGTATAATATTCGTGCCAATTGCCTTGGCGTAGGAACGATAGATACACCATTATATCGTAAAGCAATTGAAAACTATTCGCAAAAATCAGGAATAAGCCTTGATCAAATCGAAAAAGAAGAAGCAAGTTGCCAACCATTAGGCAGAATCGGTTTACCCCAAGAAGTAGCAGAATTAGCTTTTGCATTAAGCTTAGATAACCTTGCTTATGTTACCGGTGCGTTGATCCCGATTGATGGTGGTTATATCGCTCGCTAG
- a CDS encoding helix-turn-helix transcriptional regulator, with translation MIFNINKLKMSDDVQQMIINNPNHLVLDKEDRIISLGENRYQEFNAENSESLLGKRLPEIITKPNDIFLKDKEEIKRQMFNGCLDKMWLLVSNHFVSKHELHITLNQTIFDFKNQPVGCLLIPEQFKLSGQSLTPPQIVSLSVRQQEIIFLLAIGFAQKEIAGLYNISRGTIIKNIGIICDKFNLQGANVRTLVELAYDVGYGIPPFHLLKIGIFQLPTSHLSNYHLRKFLFGK, from the coding sequence ATGATATTCAACATAAATAAGTTAAAAATGAGCGACGATGTACAACAAATGATCATTAATAATCCAAATCATCTGGTTTTGGATAAAGAAGATAGGATAATATCTTTAGGGGAGAACCGCTATCAAGAATTTAATGCAGAAAATTCAGAGTCATTATTAGGGAAAAGACTACCAGAGATAATTACAAAACCAAACGATATTTTTCTGAAAGATAAGGAAGAAATTAAGAGGCAAATGTTTAATGGTTGTTTAGATAAAATGTGGCTACTGGTCTCCAATCATTTTGTTAGTAAACATGAATTACATATTACGTTAAATCAAACTATATTTGATTTTAAAAATCAACCTGTTGGTTGTTTATTAATTCCTGAGCAATTCAAATTATCTGGTCAGAGTTTAACTCCCCCCCAAATAGTAAGTCTAAGTGTTCGCCAACAGGAAATTATATTTTTACTTGCCATAGGTTTTGCACAAAAAGAAATCGCAGGGCTTTATAATATAAGTAGGGGAACTATTATCAAAAATATTGGCATTATTTGTGACAAATTTAATTTGCAAGGTGCCAATGTAAGAACATTAGTTGAGCTGGCTTACGATGTAGGCTATGGAATCCCTCCATTCCACTTACTGAAAATTGGCATATTCCAATTACCTACATCACATTTAAGCAATTACCATTTGCGTAAATTTTTATTTGGGAAATAG
- a CDS encoding amidohydrolase family protein, translating to MEFIDSHLHLWDLNQEINSWVVKSNDPYLMQNFTLNEFLNSHTKEHTLAGFITIEAADSDKTLDEVKWLSQLSQSLPPNIRYRHIAYIDTTQNPKEFNEELEKFKPFEIVKGFRDICSFSKNSNYSPCANDITLDEKKMLNLLENLKLLANNGYIYDCQMYPDQLLRIYPLIIESEVKTIIDHCGLPLSAKDKEFIGWQSMLDKYAQSSVFFKLSGLEMNDNWDNRSRIIKTIIDKISIDRLCYGSNFPLIKKNWLNELLNLLKNIGLTSQQTEKIFVKNALDFCFR from the coding sequence ATGGAGTTTATTGATAGTCACCTTCATTTATGGGATTTAAACCAAGAAATAAACTCCTGGGTTGTTAAAAGTAATGATCCATATTTAATGCAGAATTTCACCTTAAATGAATTTCTCAATTCCCACACTAAAGAGCATACTTTAGCCGGATTTATTACTATTGAAGCAGCAGACAGTGATAAAACGCTCGACGAAGTTAAATGGCTTAGTCAACTTAGTCAATCATTGCCGCCAAATATTCGCTACCGACATATAGCCTATATCGATACCACGCAGAACCCAAAAGAGTTTAATGAGGAGCTTGAGAAATTTAAGCCTTTTGAGATCGTCAAAGGATTTCGTGACATCTGCTCATTTTCAAAAAATAGCAACTATTCGCCATGTGCTAATGATATCACGCTAGATGAGAAGAAAATGCTGAATCTTCTTGAGAATCTGAAGCTACTTGCAAATAATGGCTATATTTATGATTGTCAAATGTATCCTGATCAGTTATTACGTATCTATCCATTGATTATCGAGAGTGAGGTCAAAACAATTATTGATCATTGCGGGCTACCATTATCAGCTAAAGATAAAGAGTTTATAGGCTGGCAATCCATGCTTGATAAATATGCACAAAGTAGTGTATTTTTCAAATTATCTGGTCTTGAGATGAATGATAATTGGGATAACCGAAGCAGAATAATAAAAACCATCATTGATAAAATCTCAATTGATCGGCTTTGCTATGGCTCCAATTTTCCACTGATTAAAAAAAATTGGTTGAATGAGTTATTAAATTTGTTAAAAAATATTGGTTTAACTAGTCAGCAAACTGAAAAGATTTTTGTCAAAAATGCTCTCGATTTCTGCTTCAGATAA